One stretch of Microbacterium terrae DNA includes these proteins:
- a CDS encoding sugar kinase, giving the protein MTNAELLTVGETMALVTGDLAEGTALALSSGGAESNVAIGAAMLGVRSAWVSRVGDDPFGAMVRDAVASRGVDVGGVRTDPARRTGLMVKQPSPTGSRVFYYRAGSAASALSPADLDGAPAARVLHTTGITPALSASAHALVEHILDTAAVASFDVNYRPVLWESKDTAATVLLRLARRAHIVFVGRDEAENLWGTSTAESVRDLLPDVPHLVVKDGDIEAVEFHGQDVTRVPAKRVEVVEPVGAGDAFAAGWLTGYLRDQSPAERVAAGHTSAVAVLMSPHDTAAPAAASTITTPEETHP; this is encoded by the coding sequence ATGACCAACGCCGAGCTGCTGACCGTCGGTGAGACGATGGCGCTCGTGACGGGCGACCTCGCCGAAGGCACGGCTTTGGCGCTGTCGTCGGGCGGGGCCGAGAGCAATGTCGCGATCGGCGCGGCGATGCTCGGGGTCCGATCTGCGTGGGTATCGCGGGTCGGTGACGACCCCTTCGGTGCGATGGTTCGGGATGCCGTCGCCTCGCGCGGCGTCGACGTCGGCGGTGTGCGGACCGATCCGGCGCGCCGCACCGGGCTGATGGTCAAGCAGCCATCCCCTACCGGATCGCGGGTGTTCTACTACCGGGCTGGGTCGGCGGCATCCGCGCTGTCGCCCGCGGATCTCGACGGGGCTCCGGCGGCGCGCGTCCTGCACACCACCGGCATCACCCCTGCGCTGTCCGCGTCGGCGCACGCCCTGGTCGAGCACATCCTCGACACCGCGGCGGTGGCGAGCTTCGATGTGAACTACCGACCCGTGCTGTGGGAGTCGAAGGATACGGCGGCCACCGTGCTTCTGCGCCTTGCCCGCCGCGCGCACATCGTGTTCGTCGGTCGCGACGAGGCCGAGAACCTGTGGGGCACCTCCACCGCCGAATCGGTCCGCGACCTGCTGCCCGACGTGCCCCACCTGGTCGTGAAGGACGGCGACATCGAAGCGGTCGAGTTCCACGGCCAGGATGTCACCCGCGTACCCGCGAAGCGTGTGGAGGTCGTCGAGCCGGTCGGCGCCGGCGATGCGTTCGCCGCCGGCTGGCTCACGGGGTACCTGCGCGATCAGTCTCCCGCCGAGCGTGTCGCCGCCGGGCACACGTCCGCTGTCGCCGTGCTGATGAGCCCACACGACACCGCCGCGCCGGCCGCGGCATCCACCATCACCACCCCGGAGGAGACCCACCCATGA
- a CDS encoding rhamnogalacturonan acetylesterase, which produces MTYLLAGDSTVASMKPGEEPMAGWGECLHEFVDASVRNFAFGGATTESFIQFGSWASLLETIVPGDTVVIQFGHNDQREPALLGSRGGYAERLRGFVQDLSSGGATAVLCTPVERRWFDGDRVTPTHGDYPNAVRDLALDLDIPLIDLTAFTTWLYEDLGDEESRALLSHYAPGETIAWRDGLVDNTHFRIDGARRIAAFVAKSLRAIERRDGDQPAKGIEIVGGVG; this is translated from the coding sequence ATGACGTACCTGCTCGCCGGGGACTCGACCGTCGCGTCGATGAAGCCCGGCGAAGAGCCGATGGCTGGATGGGGTGAGTGCCTCCACGAGTTCGTCGACGCTTCGGTGCGGAACTTCGCGTTCGGCGGGGCGACCACCGAGTCATTCATCCAGTTCGGCTCGTGGGCTTCGCTCCTGGAGACGATCGTTCCGGGCGACACCGTCGTCATCCAGTTCGGACACAACGACCAGAGGGAACCGGCTCTGCTCGGTTCGCGGGGCGGATACGCCGAGCGGCTCCGCGGCTTCGTCCAGGATCTGTCCTCTGGTGGCGCGACGGCGGTGCTGTGCACCCCGGTCGAGCGGCGCTGGTTCGATGGCGATCGCGTCACGCCGACTCACGGTGACTATCCCAACGCCGTCCGCGACCTCGCGCTCGACCTCGACATTCCGCTCATCGACCTGACCGCGTTCACGACCTGGCTCTACGAAGACCTCGGCGATGAGGAGTCCCGCGCATTGCTGTCGCACTACGCACCGGGCGAGACCATAGCCTGGCGCGACGGCCTCGTCGACAACACCCACTTCCGCATCGACGGGGCCCGCAGGATCGCCGCGTTCGTCGCGAAGAGCCTCCGCGCGATTGAACGTCGAGACGGCGACCAGCCGGCGAAGGGTATCGAGATCGTAGGCGGGGTCGGCTGA
- a CDS encoding bifunctional 4-hydroxy-2-oxoglutarate aldolase/2-dehydro-3-deoxy-phosphogluconate aldolase, producing the protein MTDAYFEKTFGEVPVMGIFRSQGLERTLRLADAAWDAGVRIMEVPVMEPDDYTVLAAVAEKARERGLDVGAGTVISLEQIAAAKDAGAAFTVAPGFDPEIAAASVAAGLPHIPGVGTGSEVQAALRAGFTWQKAFPAERLGPAWVKHLHGPFPQVRFVATGGVAPETAQSFLDAGCRVVALGSAFDTEEQIAKLGVILAGRTVTA; encoded by the coding sequence ATGACCGACGCCTACTTCGAGAAGACATTCGGCGAGGTGCCCGTGATGGGCATCTTCCGCAGCCAAGGGCTCGAGCGCACACTGCGCCTGGCCGACGCGGCTTGGGACGCCGGAGTGCGGATCATGGAAGTGCCCGTCATGGAACCCGACGACTACACCGTGCTCGCCGCCGTCGCCGAGAAGGCCCGCGAGCGAGGCCTCGACGTCGGCGCGGGCACCGTCATCTCGCTCGAGCAGATCGCGGCGGCAAAGGACGCCGGTGCGGCGTTCACGGTCGCCCCCGGGTTCGACCCTGAGATCGCCGCCGCGTCGGTCGCCGCGGGGCTCCCCCATATCCCCGGAGTCGGCACCGGCTCCGAGGTGCAGGCGGCGCTGCGTGCCGGATTCACGTGGCAGAAGGCGTTCCCCGCCGAGCGCCTCGGCCCCGCCTGGGTCAAGCACCTGCACGGCCCGTTCCCTCAGGTGCGGTTCGTCGCCACCGGCGGCGTGGCCCCCGAGACCGCACAGTCCTTCCTCGACGCCGGCTGCCGCGTCGTCGCCCTCGGGTCCGCCTTCGACACCGAGGAGCAGATCGCCAAGCTCGGCGTGATCCTCGCCGGCCGGACCGTCACCGCATGA